From one Thalassospira lucentensis genomic stretch:
- a CDS encoding LysR family transcriptional regulator, whose translation MSDLLKRQFDWNLLHTFTVIVEERSITGAANRLLLRQPSVSNALKRLEDQIGARLIDRERGRFEVTEQGLALYHECREICGAIGRLSDVMSDSGNQLSGHLHLWLASHVVFPPLDDALFEFNREHPEVTYEINVATSAHVTSQVLSQQASFGICLVNEQHPRLEYRKLYREHFGFFCGPTHHLFGRENLTLADLRNEAFVSFSTDQLSDALAPVAVLRAREGMKGKVIATSPHLEEVRRLINAGLGIGPLPIHVVQNAMERGQLWRLPPYDAPPAIDIYLVTNPRMSLGRAERFFIDNLTGRLGSAPDGYFVYP comes from the coding sequence ATGAGCGACCTTTTAAAACGGCAATTCGACTGGAACCTGTTGCATACCTTTACAGTGATTGTCGAAGAACGGTCGATCACCGGGGCGGCCAACCGGCTGCTTTTGCGCCAGCCCAGTGTCAGCAATGCGCTTAAACGGCTTGAAGATCAGATCGGTGCACGTCTGATTGACCGGGAACGCGGCCGGTTTGAGGTCACCGAACAGGGATTGGCGCTTTATCATGAATGCCGCGAAATTTGCGGGGCGATTGGTCGACTTTCCGATGTGATGTCGGACAGTGGCAATCAGCTAAGCGGGCATTTGCATTTGTGGCTGGCAAGTCACGTGGTGTTTCCGCCGCTTGACGATGCGTTGTTTGAATTCAATCGCGAACATCCCGAAGTCACCTATGAAATCAATGTCGCGACATCCGCCCATGTCACAAGTCAGGTCCTGTCCCAGCAGGCAAGTTTCGGCATCTGTCTGGTGAATGAACAGCATCCCCGGCTGGAATATCGCAAACTGTATCGTGAACATTTCGGGTTCTTTTGCGGGCCGACACATCATTTGTTTGGCCGGGAAAACCTGACACTTGCCGATTTGCGCAACGAGGCATTCGTGTCGTTTTCCACCGATCAGCTTTCCGATGCGCTGGCCCCGGTTGCGGTTTTACGTGCGCGCGAAGGCATGAAAGGCAAGGTGATCGCCACCAGCCCACATCTGGAAGAAGTGCGCCGCCTGATCAATGCGGGGCTTGGGATTGGTCCGTTGCCGATCCATGTCGTGCAAAACGCGATGGAACGCGGGCAGTTATGGCGCCTGCCACCCTATGATGCGCCACCCGCAATTGATATCTATCTGGTGACCAATCCGCGCATGTCGCTTGGCCGGGCGGAACGGTTTTTCATTGATAACCTGACCGGGCGGCTGGGCAGTGCGCCGGATGGTTATTTTGTTTATCCGTAA
- a CDS encoding ABC transporter permease, protein MMSGWSLIRIATILVYLFLFAPVAVVILLAFNANQFGAFPIEGFSMRWFEALWNNDAIVRAFKTSLILGALTSAISTTLGTLAALAMVRYDFPGKRSISTLLVAPILIPEVVLAVALLLFLQFLSMPKSFGLLLMGHVVFTLPFVVLVVQARLVSIRRDVEEAAMSLGATPIQTFFEITLPLMMPAVMAGMLFSFTISFDDITGTLFWKPGGVETVPTQIFAMLRNSISPEINALGAVMVIFTIALPLIATAIARVASAQKIRAQKTTA, encoded by the coding sequence ATGATGTCCGGCTGGTCCCTGATCCGTATCGCAACCATCCTTGTTTATCTGTTTCTTTTTGCGCCGGTTGCGGTTGTCATTCTGCTGGCCTTCAATGCCAACCAGTTCGGCGCCTTCCCGATCGAAGGCTTTTCCATGCGCTGGTTCGAAGCATTATGGAACAATGATGCGATTGTACGGGCATTCAAAACGTCCCTGATACTCGGCGCGCTGACCAGTGCCATTTCAACGACACTGGGCACGCTCGCAGCCCTTGCCATGGTCAGGTACGATTTTCCGGGGAAGCGCTCAATCTCGACGCTTCTGGTTGCTCCGATCCTGATACCTGAAGTCGTCCTGGCTGTGGCTCTTTTGCTGTTTCTGCAATTCCTGTCGATGCCCAAAAGCTTTGGCCTGCTTTTGATGGGACATGTCGTATTTACCCTGCCCTTCGTGGTTCTGGTGGTTCAGGCGCGCCTTGTATCAATCCGGCGCGACGTCGAAGAAGCCGCCATGAGCCTTGGCGCGACACCGATCCAGACATTCTTTGAAATCACCCTGCCGCTGATGATGCCGGCCGTCATGGCCGGGATGCTGTTTTCGTTCACCATCTCGTTTGACGACATCACCGGAACCCTGTTCTGGAAACCGGGCGGTGTCGAAACTGTCCCGACCCAGATTTTTGCCATGCTGCGCAATTCCATCAGCCCGGAAATCAATGCACTGGGGGCAGTGATGGTGATTTTCACCATTGCCTTGCCGCTGATTGCGACCGCAATCGCGCGTGTGGCATCTGCGCAAAAAATACGGGCACAGAAAACAACAGCATAA
- the choW gene encoding choline ABC transporter permease subunit, with protein MEWLTETKIPLGRWIASLMDALNEHADFVFYTISDVLEFIIENTVELLVWLPPFLIIALFGVLAAWLHRSWKLTAFTVLSLLLIVNLGYWEATMETLALVIYATLFCMVIGVPLGVASAHRPWLYQALRPVLDLMQTIPTFVYLIPTLILFGLGVVPGLISTVIFAIAAPVRLTHLGIASTPKALIEAGKSFGCTPRQLLFKVELPSAMPSIMAGLTQCIMLSLSMVVIAALVGADGLGKPVVRALNTVNIAQGFEAGLAIVILAIVLDRICRRDKSENTGQ; from the coding sequence ATGGAATGGCTCACGGAAACTAAAATTCCGCTGGGACGGTGGATTGCATCCCTGATGGATGCGCTTAACGAGCATGCCGACTTCGTGTTTTACACCATCTCGGACGTTCTTGAATTCATTATCGAAAACACAGTCGAATTGCTGGTCTGGTTACCGCCGTTTCTGATCATCGCGCTGTTTGGTGTGCTGGCTGCATGGTTGCACAGATCATGGAAACTGACGGCCTTTACCGTCCTTTCCCTGCTTCTGATCGTCAATCTTGGCTATTGGGAAGCCACCATGGAAACGCTTGCACTTGTGATCTATGCGACGCTGTTCTGCATGGTGATCGGGGTTCCGCTTGGCGTGGCATCCGCGCATCGTCCCTGGCTTTATCAGGCCTTGCGTCCGGTTCTTGACCTGATGCAAACGATCCCGACCTTTGTCTATCTGATCCCGACCCTGATCCTGTTTGGTCTTGGCGTGGTTCCCGGTCTGATTTCGACCGTGATCTTTGCCATCGCCGCCCCGGTGCGGTTGACGCATCTTGGTATCGCCAGCACGCCCAAGGCATTGATCGAAGCAGGAAAAAGCTTTGGCTGTACGCCACGGCAATTGCTGTTCAAGGTCGAACTGCCATCTGCCATGCCATCGATCATGGCGGGCCTGACCCAATGCATCATGTTGTCACTGTCCATGGTGGTGATTGCCGCCCTTGTCGGGGCCGATGGCCTTGGAAAGCCGGTTGTTCGTGCCCTTAACACGGTCAACATCGCCCAAGGGTTCGAGGCAGGCCTCGCAATTGTGATCCTGGCCATTGTGCTGGACCGCATCTGCCGCCGCGACAAATCTGAAAATACGGGGCAGTAA
- a CDS encoding ABC transporter permease yields the protein MAADVAGARRTPWVLLSPSLATISLLLIIPMMFIVVYSFWLRTATGADQVGFYLDNWVEVLGDRFYRDILFQTFAIAFYTTVICALVGYIPAYFVANTPMKSKTFLLLMLMLPFWISYIIRTMSWINILGTSGALNTLMLSLGIIDEPIQMLYNQTTVILGLVHYLLPFMILNVYVSLDGIDKNLTEAAQSLGCTGWQAFREVTLPLSFPGLAAGSLLCFVLAAGTYITPIVLGGPRDAMFANLVFEAIVTQLNWPLGSALSLVLLALLGALVVIYTRYLGVDQIAKSFK from the coding sequence ATGGCCGCAGATGTAGCCGGGGCACGCAGAACGCCCTGGGTCCTGCTATCGCCGTCACTGGCGACGATATCGCTGTTATTGATCATCCCGATGATGTTCATCGTGGTTTATTCATTCTGGCTGCGCACCGCAACCGGTGCCGATCAGGTTGGGTTTTATCTCGATAACTGGGTCGAAGTCCTTGGCGACCGGTTTTACCGCGACATTCTGTTTCAGACCTTTGCCATTGCCTTTTACACCACGGTGATCTGTGCGCTGGTTGGCTATATCCCGGCTTATTTCGTCGCCAACACGCCGATGAAATCCAAAACGTTCCTGCTGTTGATGCTGATGCTGCCCTTCTGGATCAGCTACATCATCCGCACCATGTCCTGGATCAACATCCTTGGCACTTCGGGCGCGCTCAACACATTGATGCTGTCGCTTGGCATCATCGATGAACCGATCCAGATGCTCTATAATCAGACCACGGTTATTCTGGGCCTTGTGCATTATCTGCTGCCCTTCATGATCCTGAATGTCTATGTCAGTCTGGATGGTATTGACAAAAACCTGACCGAGGCCGCTCAAAGCCTTGGCTGCACCGGCTGGCAGGCCTTCCGCGAAGTCACCCTGCCGCTGTCCTTCCCCGGTCTTGCTGCCGGATCCCTGTTATGTTTCGTGCTGGCCGCGGGCACCTATATCACCCCGATTGTTCTGGGTGGCCCGCGTGACGCGATGTTTGCCAATCTCGTGTTCGAGGCCATCGTCACACAGCTTAACTGGCCGCTGGGGTCCGCTCTTTCGCTTGTCCTGCTGGCGCTTCTGGGTGCGCTGGTTGTCATTTACACCCGTTATCTTGGCGTCGATCAGATCGCCAAAAGCTTCAAATAG
- a CDS encoding choline ABC transporter substrate-binding protein gives MTTRSTIGRLLGTTVIATTLLGAAGAQAADSDVCKTVTFSDVGWTDITATTATASVILEAIGYDAETELLSVPVTYTSLANGDVDVFLGNWMPTMAADIAPYLEKKTVVSTGANLEGAKYTLAVSKNAYDAGLKDFADIAKFKDDLDGEIYGIEPGNDGNRLIQDMIDNDQFGLKGFELVESSEQGMLAEVKRKSARDKFIVFLGWEPHPMNAKYDMAYLDGGDDVFGPNFGGATVHTNVRAGYTDECPNAGKFVTNLKFSLDMENQIMDAILNEGTDPEKAATAWLKANPDAAMAWLDGVTTFDGGDAKAALKDELGL, from the coding sequence ATGACCACACGTTCCACCATCGGCCGTCTTCTTGGCACCACTGTCATTGCCACCACCCTTCTGGGGGCGGCCGGTGCACAGGCGGCTGATAGCGATGTCTGCAAGACCGTAACTTTCTCGGATGTTGGCTGGACCGACATCACCGCGACCACCGCAACCGCATCGGTTATCCTTGAAGCCATTGGCTATGACGCTGAAACCGAACTTCTTTCCGTTCCTGTCACTTACACCAGCCTTGCCAACGGGGACGTTGACGTCTTCCTCGGCAACTGGATGCCGACCATGGCTGCAGACATTGCGCCTTATCTGGAAAAGAAGACCGTCGTCAGTACCGGTGCCAACCTTGAAGGTGCCAAATACACCCTCGCCGTTTCGAAGAATGCTTATGATGCCGGCCTCAAGGATTTCGCCGACATTGCCAAATTCAAGGACGATCTTGATGGCGAAATCTACGGTATCGAACCGGGCAATGATGGCAACCGCCTGATCCAGGACATGATCGACAATGATCAGTTCGGCCTCAAAGGCTTTGAACTTGTTGAGTCTTCCGAACAAGGCATGCTGGCCGAAGTCAAACGCAAATCGGCACGTGACAAATTCATTGTTTTCCTTGGCTGGGAACCGCACCCGATGAATGCCAAATATGACATGGCCTATCTTGATGGTGGCGATGACGTATTTGGCCCGAATTTCGGTGGGGCCACGGTTCATACCAACGTGCGCGCCGGTTACACTGACGAATGCCCGAATGCCGGTAAATTCGTCACCAACCTGAAATTCAGCCTCGATATGGAAAACCAGATCATGGATGCCATCCTGAACGAGGGCACCGATCCGGAAAAAGCGGCAACCGCATGGCTCAAAGCCAATCCGGATGCCGCGATGGCCTGGCTTGATGGCGTCACCACCTTTGACGGTGGCGATGCCAAGGCAGCGCTCAAAGATGAACTCGGTCTTTAG
- a CDS encoding PotD/PotF family extracellular solute-binding protein, with protein sequence MDETKRYERLLTRLKDGDINRRTFLTILGAAGVTAGITGGPMGMLARNALAATPEQVRFDGWGGVVSEAFEKYAFAPYTEKTGIKVVSGTFGGADEYVARVKAGQPGEFNLAHLSGVFDYARYHGLELTSELNEANIPNLKNVIPGLIEPLRKITGGTISAVPYDYGTTGIAYNRKYISDDEAKAKGAKLMVDEAYKGKIGGWGEWKTRVWYGALQSDQDPNAIKDIDAVWDMIRAHRDLALKYWSSGAELMSLLAEEEIYVTEGWSGRIKALQDQGHDIGYHDPKGGLGWQECLFVLRGSPMAACEELLNFMLEPEVAIAVAEGQSYPPALDPQKVELGKVIPTLPAFDPSGTLKELSFFDPAYWNEHEADWSKTFSRVQRGY encoded by the coding sequence ATGGACGAGACGAAACGCTATGAACGCCTGCTCACCCGCCTTAAAGACGGCGATATCAACCGTCGCACTTTCCTGACCATTCTGGGGGCTGCGGGTGTCACCGCCGGGATCACCGGTGGCCCGATGGGCATGCTGGCCCGCAACGCCCTTGCCGCAACACCAGAACAGGTCCGCTTTGACGGCTGGGGCGGCGTGGTATCCGAAGCATTCGAAAAATATGCCTTCGCCCCCTATACCGAAAAAACCGGTATCAAGGTCGTATCAGGCACCTTTGGCGGGGCGGATGAATATGTCGCCCGCGTCAAGGCCGGCCAACCGGGCGAGTTCAACCTTGCCCACCTGTCGGGTGTGTTTGACTATGCCCGCTATCATGGGCTGGAACTGACGTCCGAGCTGAACGAAGCCAATATTCCGAACCTCAAAAACGTTATTCCCGGCCTGATCGAACCGCTGCGCAAAATCACCGGTGGCACCATTTCGGCAGTCCCGTATGATTACGGCACCACCGGCATTGCCTATAACCGCAAATATATCAGCGATGATGAAGCCAAGGCCAAAGGTGCCAAGCTGATGGTCGATGAAGCTTACAAGGGCAAGATCGGCGGCTGGGGTGAATGGAAAACCCGCGTCTGGTACGGTGCCCTGCAATCCGATCAGGACCCGAATGCGATCAAGGATATCGATGCCGTCTGGGACATGATCCGTGCCCATCGCGATCTCGCCCTGAAATACTGGAGCTCAGGGGCCGAACTGATGAGCCTTCTGGCCGAAGAAGAAATCTATGTCACCGAAGGCTGGTCCGGCCGCATCAAGGCATTGCAGGATCAGGGCCACGATATCGGCTATCACGACCCGAAAGGCGGTCTTGGTTGGCAGGAATGCCTGTTCGTTCTGCGCGGAAGCCCGATGGCCGCCTGTGAAGAACTTCTGAACTTCATGCTTGAACCCGAAGTCGCGATTGCGGTTGCCGAAGGCCAAAGCTATCCGCCTGCCCTTGACCCGCAGAAAGTCGAACTCGGCAAAGTCATCCCGACCCTGCCCGCGTTTGATCCATCCGGCACACTCAAGGAACTCAGCTTCTTTGATCCGGCCTATTGGAACGAACACGAAGCCGACTGGTCGAAAACCTTCTCGCGGGTTCAGCGCGGCTACTAG
- the choV gene encoding choline ABC transporter ATP-binding protein — protein sequence MSNAVEFDNIDVIFGDEQAESLALLDAGKNRDEIAKETGNILGVANVSFDVPQGEICVLMGLSGSGKSSLLRCVNGLNRVSRGSLRVHDGDWMVDVTSCDANTLRDLRRKCVAMVFQQFGLFPWRTVEDNVGFGLELDGMGPKERREIVREKLALVGLDQWAGKYAHELSGGMQQRVGLARAFATDAPILLMDEPFSALDPLIRNRLQDELLDLQEKLNKTILFVSHDLDEAMKLGNSIAIMEGGYVVQHGTPEDIALRPANGYVADFVAHMNPVNILRGRAIMHRVDRDQRNDSGELPVEDEDIRITLQDGIIKAAHNGKRGELRLINYTGELPDDLDGTDNSVIFVADDTVLLKDLIEMRSITQNPVLLTREGRISGTLGRKEFFESLTQTASVIE from the coding sequence ATGAGCAATGCTGTTGAATTTGATAATATCGACGTCATTTTTGGGGACGAGCAGGCGGAATCGCTGGCCCTCCTCGACGCCGGTAAAAACCGTGATGAAATAGCCAAGGAAACCGGCAATATCCTTGGCGTTGCCAATGTCAGCTTTGATGTCCCGCAGGGTGAAATCTGCGTTCTGATGGGGCTTTCGGGCTCGGGTAAATCCTCGTTGCTGCGCTGTGTAAACGGGCTTAACCGCGTTTCACGCGGATCGCTTCGGGTACATGACGGTGACTGGATGGTCGATGTCACCAGTTGCGATGCCAATACGCTGCGCGATCTTAGGCGTAAATGCGTTGCCATGGTCTTTCAGCAATTCGGCCTGTTCCCGTGGCGCACCGTCGAAGACAATGTCGGCTTTGGCCTTGAGCTTGACGGCATGGGACCGAAGGAACGCCGTGAAATCGTCCGGGAAAAGCTGGCCCTTGTCGGGCTGGATCAGTGGGCGGGTAAATATGCCCACGAACTTTCAGGCGGCATGCAACAGCGTGTCGGCCTTGCCCGTGCCTTTGCCACCGATGCACCGATCCTTTTGATGGACGAACCGTTTTCGGCCCTGGACCCGCTGATCCGTAACCGCCTGCAGGACGAGCTTCTTGATCTTCAGGAAAAGCTTAATAAAACCATCCTGTTTGTCAGTCATGATCTGGACGAGGCCATGAAACTTGGCAATTCAATTGCTATCATGGAAGGTGGCTATGTCGTGCAGCATGGCACGCCCGAAGACATCGCCCTTCGTCCGGCCAACGGATATGTCGCCGATTTCGTCGCCCATATGAACCCGGTCAATATCCTGCGCGGTCGCGCCATCATGCATCGTGTTGACAGGGACCAGCGCAACGATTCCGGCGAACTTCCTGTCGAGGACGAAGATATCCGTATCACGCTTCAGGACGGCATCATCAAGGCCGCCCATAACGGTAAACGGGGCGAGCTGCGACTGATCAACTATACCGGTGAATTGCCGGACGATCTGGACGGGACCGACAATTCGGTCATCTTCGTTGCCGATGACACCGTGCTTCTCAAAGACCTGATCGAAATGCGCAGCATCACGCAGAACCCCGTTCTGCTTACCCGCGAGGGACGCATTTCCGGCACATTGGGCCGCAAGGAATTTTTTGAAAGTTTGACGCAAACGGCATCTGTGATAGAATAA
- the moaD gene encoding molybdopterin converting factor subunit 1: protein MKLVYFSWVKDRIGMAEEDIELPENVKTVADLLAWMPGRGANFADALADPAIIRVAVDQEYAQGDRDVRGASEIALFPPVTGG from the coding sequence ATGAAGCTGGTTTATTTTTCCTGGGTCAAAGACCGTATCGGCATGGCCGAGGAAGATATTGAACTGCCGGAAAATGTGAAAACCGTTGCCGACCTTCTGGCATGGATGCCGGGCAGGGGAGCGAATTTCGCCGATGCGCTGGCCGATCCGGCTATTATTCGGGTGGCAGTTGATCAGGAATATGCGCAAGGCGATCGCGATGTACGCGGTGCGAGTGAAATCGCGCTGTTCCCGCCGGTAACCGGTGGCTAA